A single region of the Salarchaeum japonicum genome encodes:
- a CDS encoding glucose 1-dehydrogenase: protein MKGIQGGVAVVTGGGSGIGRQSSIRFAEEGAKVVVADVDEDGGRETVEMIENDGGDATFVRTDVTDSDDVAAMVQTALDEYGGLDFAHNNAGIAEEGARLADFDEEEWDQMIDVNLKGVWRCLKAEIPEMVERGGGAIVNTSSVAGVSANGSAHYAASKHGVIGLTRRATVDYADDGIRFNAVCPGVIDTPMVQQAGEDNAEELERITAGIPAGRLGDPKEIADTVVWLCSEDASYVMGQPIIVDGGLLAQ, encoded by the coding sequence ATGAAGGGAATACAAGGCGGCGTCGCGGTCGTTACTGGCGGTGGCTCGGGAATCGGCCGACAGTCGTCGATTCGGTTCGCCGAGGAAGGCGCGAAGGTCGTCGTCGCTGACGTCGACGAGGACGGCGGCCGCGAGACCGTCGAGATGATCGAGAACGACGGCGGCGACGCGACGTTCGTCAGAACCGACGTCACCGACTCCGACGACGTGGCCGCGATGGTACAGACCGCGCTCGACGAGTACGGCGGCCTGGACTTCGCGCACAACAACGCCGGCATCGCGGAGGAGGGCGCGCGCCTCGCCGACTTCGACGAGGAGGAGTGGGATCAGATGATCGACGTGAACCTGAAGGGCGTCTGGCGGTGCCTGAAAGCCGAGATACCGGAGATGGTCGAACGCGGCGGCGGCGCTATCGTCAACACCTCGTCGGTCGCCGGCGTGAGCGCGAACGGGAGCGCACACTACGCCGCCAGCAAGCACGGCGTCATCGGACTGACCCGGCGCGCGACGGTCGACTACGCCGACGACGGCATCCGATTCAACGCCGTCTGCCCGGGCGTCATCGACACGCCGATGGTGCAACAGGCGGGCGAGGACAACGCGGAGGAACTGGAACGCATCACCGCGGGAATCCCCGCGGGACGCCTCGGCGACCCCAAGGAGATAGCCGACACCGTCGTCTGGCTGTGCTCCGAGGACGCCTCGTACGTGATGGGACAGCCGATCATCGTCGACGGCGGACTCCTCGCGCAGTAA
- the trpE gene encoding anthranilate synthase component I yields the protein MGDDPVVAYASATLDTDASPLAAYAALADGDHSFLLESASKTAASDPDGAFQHESDDRHARYSFVGYDPDALVTVDPDGATVEPLAGTGSAEYVTPEQGDDVLDTLRTALPDATRRGFPDADRQLLDGGLVGFLAYDAVYDLWLDEVGVERPETPLPDAQFVLTTQTLVFDNTTDEVSLVFTPVVGPDDDPGDVYDALAAEADRVAAELADASHPETGGFRKTGESAGPRDEYTNAVERAKDAVLDGEIYQGVISRTRELHGDIDPLGFYERLRDVNPSPYMYVVRTGDRTVVGASPETLVSVRGRTVLNNPIAGTCPRGTSPVEDRRLAGEMLADEKERAEHTMLVDLARNDVRRVSDPGSVSVPEFMRVLKYSHVQHIESTVTGHLADEYDAFDAVRASFPAGTLSGAPKVRAMELIHDLENGPRGAYGGGVGYVSWTGDADFAIVIRTATIEHGERREQHDRGADTIRVRAGAGVVADSDPDSEFEETEKKMGGVLDALAELTEVVE from the coding sequence ATGGGCGACGACCCCGTGGTCGCGTACGCGAGCGCCACCCTCGACACCGACGCGTCGCCGCTCGCCGCGTACGCCGCGCTCGCCGACGGCGACCACTCCTTCCTCCTCGAATCCGCGAGCAAGACCGCCGCGAGCGACCCCGACGGGGCGTTCCAGCACGAGTCCGACGACCGGCACGCCCGCTACTCGTTCGTCGGCTACGACCCGGACGCGCTCGTCACCGTCGACCCCGACGGCGCGACCGTCGAACCCCTCGCCGGCACCGGCTCCGCCGAGTACGTCACGCCCGAGCAGGGCGACGACGTGCTCGACACGCTCCGCACCGCGCTCCCCGACGCGACTCGGCGGGGGTTCCCGGACGCCGACCGCCAACTCCTCGACGGTGGCCTCGTGGGCTTCCTCGCCTACGACGCCGTCTACGACCTCTGGCTCGACGAGGTCGGCGTGGAACGCCCGGAGACGCCGCTCCCGGACGCCCAGTTCGTCCTCACCACGCAGACGCTCGTCTTCGACAACACGACGGATGAGGTCTCGCTCGTGTTCACGCCCGTCGTCGGCCCGGACGACGACCCGGGCGACGTGTACGACGCGCTCGCGGCGGAAGCCGACCGCGTCGCCGCCGAACTCGCGGACGCCTCGCACCCGGAGACGGGCGGGTTCCGGAAGACCGGCGAGTCCGCGGGCCCGCGCGACGAGTACACGAACGCCGTCGAACGCGCGAAGGACGCCGTCCTGGACGGCGAAATCTACCAGGGCGTCATCTCCCGCACGCGCGAACTCCACGGGGACATCGACCCGCTCGGGTTCTACGAGCGCCTCCGGGACGTGAACCCCTCGCCCTACATGTACGTCGTCCGCACCGGCGACCGCACCGTCGTCGGCGCGAGCCCCGAAACTCTCGTCTCCGTCCGCGGCCGCACCGTGTTGAACAACCCAATCGCCGGCACGTGTCCGCGGGGCACGAGCCCCGTCGAAGACCGCCGGCTCGCCGGCGAGATGCTCGCGGACGAGAAGGAGCGCGCCGAACACACGATGCTCGTCGACCTCGCGCGCAACGACGTGCGCCGCGTCAGCGACCCCGGGTCGGTCTCCGTCCCCGAGTTCATGCGCGTCCTCAAGTACAGCCACGTCCAGCACATCGAGTCCACCGTCACCGGCCACCTCGCCGACGAGTACGACGCGTTCGACGCCGTGCGCGCGTCGTTCCCCGCGGGCACGCTCTCCGGCGCGCCCAAGGTGCGGGCGATGGAACTCATCCACGACCTCGAAAACGGCCCGCGGGGCGCGTACGGCGGCGGCGTCGGCTACGTCTCCTGGACGGGCGACGCCGACTTCGCCATCGTCATCCGCACCGCCACAATCGAACACGGCGAGCGCCGCGAGCAACACGACCGCGGGGCGGATACGATTCGGGTGCGGGCGGGCGCGGGCGTGGTCGCGGACTCCGACCCCGACAGCGAGTTCGAGGAGACGGAGAAGAAGATGGGCGGCGTGCTCGACGCGCTCGCCGAGCTCACGGAGGTGGTCGAATGA
- a CDS encoding adenosylcobalamin-dependent ribonucleoside-diphosphate reductase: MSSHDLSAGDLTLPIKRVTGDTLEDRLTANAYNNILPARYLKKNAEGDLVETQEDLFDRVAKNIALAEAVYESEKQDVEVLVTPDQLKPDHPRRDELAAEVFGEGVTADDDAETELTAENVNKFAYDTVVPDLPEEIRAHVEDTAAEFQDLMESLSFMPNSPTLMNAGDELQQLSACFVDSPGDDITDIHETAKEAAEVFQSGGGMGYAFWQLRPYGDPVGSTGGIASGPMTFMETFDQMCETIAQGGARRGAQMGVMRISHPDVIEFIHSKNKDVSLAHCLKLNDPDDYTYTTFNEALEEARSLIDEDGKVPKHLRNAVEGHLSNFNISVGVTDDFMEALENGEEFTFTNPRTGEPHIATEETKEMYARYGLEEYVEVGEPLSMPADVVWDPIVEGAHENGEPGVIYLERVNKQHSFDVEEHPDHRILATNPCGEQPLEEYEACNLGHINLSTLAAQDAPDWRVWSEEHEYDTLEEGISRFLDDALDHEEFDHRIEQGTRFLENVVTMSDFPVEEIEEKVREMRKIGLGVMGLAQLYVQLGVEYGTEPANEIASQVMTHINHGSKDASHELAKERGSFDEWDKSKYANPTEYREWFEHHTGESADDWADGYPIRNHNTTTIAPTGTTSMVGNTTGGCEPIYNVAYYKNVSDDVQGDEMLVEFDDYFLRTLEANDIDVDAVKEEAQEQMANNEFDGVTGLSTVPDAIGELFVVTEDLSGKQHAAVQTACQNGVDSAISKTCNFPNSASVEDMDEVYRYIYEHGGKGVTVYRDGTRSKQVLTTRADNAEFADEDEAAEVLLEQIQDAFGDLESFLDNEDVREAIGGDTDDLIDVEVDGAQKRPRPDVLYGVTQRIDTGYGKLYVNINEDEQGRPFELFANIGNSGGFTASFTESLAKTVSTALRAGVDPEEIASELQGIRSPKVAWDKGEQINSIPDAIGTAMRRYLDGDIDKQVPKQQNLTELAEDEENADADTDADVAKLDGGATSESPNADTEPVGTATPDTEQAKPGDDANEDMTKKLIEAGEMPECPDCGTMDLYYSEGCKTCQNCGWSEC; encoded by the coding sequence ATGAGTTCGCACGACCTGTCCGCGGGCGACCTCACGCTCCCGATCAAGCGCGTCACCGGCGACACGCTGGAAGACCGCCTGACCGCGAACGCGTACAACAACATCCTGCCCGCGCGCTACCTGAAGAAGAACGCCGAGGGAGACCTCGTCGAGACGCAGGAAGACCTCTTCGACCGCGTCGCGAAGAACATCGCGCTCGCCGAGGCCGTCTACGAGTCCGAGAAGCAGGATGTCGAAGTGCTCGTCACGCCCGACCAGCTCAAGCCCGACCACCCGCGCCGCGACGAACTCGCGGCCGAGGTGTTCGGTGAGGGCGTCACCGCGGACGACGACGCGGAGACCGAACTGACGGCGGAGAACGTCAACAAGTTCGCGTACGACACCGTCGTCCCCGACCTCCCCGAGGAGATCCGCGCGCACGTCGAGGACACCGCGGCGGAGTTCCAGGACTTGATGGAGTCCCTCTCCTTCATGCCGAACAGCCCGACCCTGATGAACGCGGGCGACGAACTCCAGCAGCTCTCCGCGTGCTTCGTGGACTCGCCCGGCGACGACATCACGGACATCCACGAGACCGCGAAGGAGGCCGCGGAAGTGTTCCAGTCCGGCGGCGGCATGGGGTACGCGTTCTGGCAGCTCCGACCGTACGGCGACCCCGTCGGCAGCACGGGCGGCATCGCGTCCGGCCCGATGACGTTCATGGAGACGTTCGACCAGATGTGCGAGACCATCGCGCAGGGCGGCGCGCGCCGCGGCGCGCAGATGGGCGTCATGCGCATCAGCCACCCGGACGTCATCGAGTTCATCCACTCGAAGAACAAGGACGTCAGCCTCGCGCACTGCCTGAAGCTCAACGACCCCGACGACTACACGTACACGACGTTCAACGAGGCCCTCGAAGAGGCGCGGAGCCTCATCGACGAGGACGGGAAGGTGCCGAAGCACCTCCGGAACGCCGTCGAAGGCCACCTCTCGAACTTCAACATCAGCGTCGGCGTGACGGACGACTTCATGGAGGCGCTGGAGAACGGCGAGGAGTTCACGTTCACGAACCCCCGGACGGGCGAACCCCACATCGCCACCGAGGAGACGAAGGAGATGTACGCCCGGTACGGCCTCGAAGAGTACGTCGAGGTCGGCGAACCGCTCTCGATGCCCGCCGACGTGGTCTGGGATCCCATCGTCGAGGGCGCGCACGAGAACGGCGAACCCGGCGTCATCTACCTCGAACGCGTCAACAAACAGCACTCCTTCGACGTGGAGGAGCACCCCGACCACCGCATCCTCGCGACCAACCCGTGCGGCGAGCAGCCGCTCGAAGAGTACGAGGCGTGCAACCTCGGGCACATCAACCTCTCCACGCTCGCCGCGCAGGACGCGCCCGACTGGCGCGTCTGGAGCGAGGAACACGAGTACGACACGCTCGAAGAGGGCATCAGTCGGTTCCTCGACGACGCGCTCGACCACGAGGAGTTCGACCACCGCATCGAACAGGGCACGCGCTTCCTGGAGAACGTCGTCACGATGTCGGACTTCCCCGTCGAGGAGATCGAGGAGAAGGTTCGGGAGATGCGGAAGATCGGCCTCGGCGTGATGGGGCTTGCCCAGCTCTACGTCCAGCTCGGCGTCGAGTACGGCACCGAGCCCGCGAACGAGATCGCGAGCCAGGTCATGACCCACATCAACCACGGGTCGAAGGACGCGAGCCACGAACTCGCGAAGGAACGCGGAAGCTTCGACGAGTGGGATAAGTCGAAGTACGCGAACCCGACCGAGTACCGCGAGTGGTTCGAACACCACACGGGCGAGTCCGCCGACGACTGGGCGGACGGCTACCCGATTCGGAACCACAACACGACCACCATCGCGCCGACGGGCACGACGTCGATGGTCGGGAACACCACGGGCGGCTGTGAACCCATCTACAACGTCGCGTACTACAAGAACGTCAGCGACGACGTGCAGGGCGACGAGATGCTCGTGGAGTTCGACGATTACTTCCTCCGCACGCTGGAGGCGAACGACATCGACGTGGACGCCGTCAAGGAGGAGGCCCAAGAGCAGATGGCGAACAACGAGTTCGACGGCGTCACCGGGCTCTCCACGGTGCCGGACGCCATCGGCGAACTGTTCGTCGTGACGGAAGACCTCTCCGGGAAGCAGCACGCGGCCGTCCAGACCGCCTGCCAGAACGGCGTGGACTCCGCCATCTCGAAGACGTGTAACTTCCCGAACTCCGCGAGCGTGGAGGACATGGACGAAGTCTACCGCTACATCTACGAGCACGGCGGGAAGGGCGTCACCGTCTACCGCGACGGCACGCGCTCGAAGCAGGTGCTCACCACGCGCGCCGACAACGCTGAGTTCGCGGACGAGGACGAGGCCGCGGAAGTCCTCCTCGAACAGATTCAGGACGCCTTCGGCGACCTCGAAAGCTTCCTCGACAACGAGGACGTCCGGGAGGCCATCGGCGGCGACACGGACGACCTCATCGACGTCGAAGTCGACGGCGCGCAGAAGCGCCCGCGCCCCGACGTGCTGTACGGCGTCACCCAGCGCATCGACACGGGCTACGGGAAGCTCTACGTGAACATCAACGAGGACGAGCAGGGCCGGCCGTTCGAACTGTTCGCGAACATCGGGAACAGCGGCGGGTTCACGGCCTCCTTCACGGAGTCCCTCGCGAAGACCGTCTCGACGGCGCTCCGCGCGGGCGTCGACCCCGAGGAGATAGCGAGCGAACTCCAGGGCATCCGCAGTCCGAAGGTCGCCTGGGACAAGGGCGAGCAGATCAACTCCATCCCGGACGCCATCGGCACGGCGATGCGGCGCTACCTCGACGGCGACATCGACAAGCAGGTGCCGAAACAGCAGAACCTCACCGAACTCGCCGAGGACGAGGAGAACGCCGACGCCGATACGGACGCCGACGTCGCGAAGCTCGACGGCGGCGCGACCTCGGAGAGTCCGAACGCGGACACCGAACCCGTCGGCACCGCGACGCCGGACACCGAGCAGGCGAAACCCGGCGACGACGCGAACGAGGACATGACGAAGAAGCTCATCGAGGCCGGCGAGATGCCGGAATGTCCCGACTGCGGGACGATGGATCTCTACTACTCCGAAGGCTGCAAGACCTGTCAGAACTGCGGCTGGAGCGAGTGCTGA
- a CDS encoding phosphoribosylanthranilate isomerase: protein MTRVKVCGITNEDDAAAAVGAGADALGFIADVPVDTPRELDAERATDLVAAVPPFVTTVLVTMPESPADAADLAARVRPDVLQVHGDLPADDLAALADDVDAKLVKTVDADSPEDAARYDGVADALLVDSTDASGAGGTGRTHDWTVTRDLAARLDSPVVLAGGLTPDNVAEAVETVRPFAVDVASGVEQSGGVKDHDAVAAFVAAAKHEVVA from the coding sequence ATGACGCGCGTGAAAGTCTGCGGCATCACGAACGAGGACGACGCCGCCGCGGCGGTCGGCGCGGGCGCGGACGCTCTCGGGTTCATCGCGGACGTGCCCGTGGACACGCCCCGCGAACTCGACGCCGAGCGCGCGACCGACCTCGTCGCGGCCGTTCCGCCGTTCGTCACCACGGTTCTCGTGACGATGCCCGAGTCGCCCGCGGACGCCGCCGACCTCGCCGCCCGCGTGCGGCCGGACGTCCTCCAGGTGCACGGCGACCTCCCTGCGGACGACCTCGCCGCGCTCGCGGACGACGTGGACGCGAAGCTCGTGAAGACCGTGGACGCCGACAGCCCGGAGGACGCCGCGCGCTACGACGGCGTCGCGGACGCGCTCCTCGTGGACTCGACGGACGCCTCGGGCGCGGGCGGCACGGGTCGCACGCACGACTGGACCGTCACCCGCGACCTCGCCGCGCGCCTCGACTCGCCGGTCGTGCTCGCGGGCGGTCTCACCCCCGACAACGTCGCCGAGGCGGTCGAGACCGTCCGGCCGTTCGCGGTGGACGTGGCGTCCGGCGTCGAACAGTCGGGCGGCGTGAAAGACCACGACGCCGTCGCGGCGTTCGTCGCCGCCGCGAAACACGAGGTGGTCGCGTGA
- a CDS encoding archaeal proteasome endopeptidase complex subunit alpha, protein MENQQAYDRGTTIFSPDGRLYQVEYAREAVGQGAPVVGVRGDDAVVLAAAPDGGSPLVETDSIEKLHRVDDHLAVATAGHAADARRLVDIARQTAQEERVRYEEPMPADALATALADHVQERTQTGGARPYGTALLVAGDADGPTLVEVDPSGATREWRANALGDGAPDAQDYLENAYEADLSAADADALARDALDAAAGDDHPTETVTVTADGATFAEQ, encoded by the coding sequence GAGTACGCCCGGGAGGCCGTCGGACAGGGCGCGCCCGTCGTCGGCGTCCGGGGCGACGACGCGGTCGTGCTCGCCGCCGCGCCCGACGGCGGGTCGCCGCTCGTCGAGACGGACAGCATCGAGAAACTCCACCGCGTGGACGACCACCTCGCCGTCGCCACCGCCGGGCACGCCGCGGACGCCCGCCGCCTCGTGGACATCGCCCGCCAGACCGCCCAGGAGGAGCGCGTGCGGTACGAGGAACCGATGCCGGCGGACGCGCTCGCCACCGCGCTCGCCGACCACGTCCAGGAGCGCACCCAGACCGGGGGCGCGCGGCCGTACGGCACCGCGCTCCTCGTCGCCGGCGACGCGGACGGCCCGACGCTCGTGGAGGTCGACCCGTCGGGCGCGACCCGCGAGTGGCGCGCGAACGCCCTCGGGGACGGCGCGCCCGACGCACAGGACTACCTCGAAAACGCCTACGAAGCCGACCTCAGCGCGGCGGACGCCGACGCGCTCGCGCGGGACGCGCTCGACGCCGCGGCCGGCGACGACCACCCCACGGAGACCGTCACCGTCACCGCCGACGGTGCGACGTTCGCCGAACAGTAG
- the trpG gene encoding anthranilate synthase component II — protein MNVLFVDNFDSFTYNLVEYVSERGHDTTVLKNTASLDEVRAADPDAVVISPGPGHPATERDVGVTMPVLREVSPEVPTLGVCLGMEAAVYEFGGTVGHAPEPVHGKAYPISHDGDGVYRGLEQGFHAGRYHSLVCTEIPECFDVTATTDHAGETLAMGVRHETYPLEGVQFHPESVLTGVGHDIVGNFLTTAREY, from the coding sequence ATGAACGTCCTGTTCGTGGACAACTTCGACTCCTTCACGTACAACCTCGTGGAGTACGTCTCCGAGCGCGGCCACGACACCACGGTGCTGAAGAACACCGCGTCGCTCGACGAGGTGCGGGCCGCCGACCCGGATGCCGTCGTCATCAGCCCGGGGCCGGGCCATCCGGCGACGGAGCGCGACGTGGGCGTGACGATGCCCGTCCTGCGCGAGGTCTCCCCCGAGGTGCCGACGCTCGGCGTCTGCCTCGGCATGGAGGCCGCCGTCTACGAGTTCGGCGGCACCGTCGGGCACGCGCCCGAACCCGTCCACGGGAAAGCCTACCCGATCAGTCACGACGGCGACGGCGTCTACCGCGGCCTCGAACAGGGGTTTCACGCGGGACGCTACCACTCGCTCGTCTGCACCGAGATACCCGAGTGCTTCGACGTGACCGCGACCACCGACCACGCCGGCGAGACGCTCGCGATGGGCGTCCGCCACGAGACCTATCCGCTCGAAGGCGTGCAGTTCCACCCGGAGAGCGTGCTCACCGGGGTCGGCCACGACATCGTCGGGAACTTCCTCACGACAGCCCGAGAATACTGA
- a CDS encoding DUF7347 domain-containing protein encodes MDEWSESWTAEAAVEGERSPDPGASSEAFGTLANEVRVTVLVRLVRAERDGETPVSFSDLHAAADTESSAGFAYHLRQLTGRFVEKTPDGYVLTDAGRRAADAVLSGAFLDDGQRRAS; translated from the coding sequence ATGGACGAGTGGAGCGAGTCGTGGACGGCGGAGGCGGCCGTCGAAGGCGAGCGGTCGCCCGACCCGGGTGCGTCGAGCGAGGCGTTCGGCACGCTCGCGAACGAGGTTCGCGTCACCGTGCTCGTGCGGTTGGTGCGCGCGGAACGCGATGGCGAGACCCCCGTCTCGTTCTCCGACCTGCACGCGGCGGCCGACACCGAGAGTTCGGCGGGGTTCGCGTACCACCTCCGACAGCTGACGGGGCGGTTCGTGGAGAAGACCCCCGACGGATACGTACTGACTGACGCGGGCCGGCGCGCGGCCGACGCGGTGCTCTCCGGCGCGTTCCTCGACGACGGTCAGCGGCGTGCGAGCTAG
- a CDS encoding HVO_2523 family zinc finger protein, whose product MSGGPTCPMCESELLKRHCKYVCPQHGVLADCSDPFTP is encoded by the coding sequence ATGAGCGGTGGGCCGACGTGTCCGATGTGCGAGTCCGAACTCCTGAAGCGCCACTGCAAGTACGTCTGCCCGCAGCACGGCGTGCTCGCGGACTGTAGCGACCCGTTCACGCCCTGA